In Calothrix sp. PCC 7507, one DNA window encodes the following:
- a CDS encoding serine/threonine-protein kinase, protein MVQNQIPNPVNSKTELDVYVGKLLNNRYLIRDLIGKGGMGRVYLAEDVAKGGMPVAVKILLLSLGSQQMSQRFAREIFIGAQLGRKSKNIIRVFSYGVTEDSTPFYVMEYLQGKNLKLILKNEHLVIPKFLDLCQQICLGLQCAHQGITLKGEIYPIVHRDIKPENIFITKDAKLGDIVKILDFGIAKFLTERSGMTLTDSFIGSLPYCSPEHMEGRKLLDVRSDIYSLGVLMFEMLTGKHPFLSTSNSFGSWYQAHRFQTPPAFAEVNPQATIPQELQKLVMRCLAKEVSDRPQNIKEILENLEQVRWQLDHPPSISSSDNLQPALPLQLIPLTSLSEQECLQKTWPKSKPIAPISFPHLLHTIQGTIPTVWAMLPKQEINKFLDKTHSTEFISKMSVSPVLLWVTVLYDSQFSLTRWLSYFLDIQDTRGQKILRILSETGYYHLLFFPLEEPNNCIHVMTLSLTAQQRQQITDWLTLNENANEFISPKQAKIILKAEYERKKVEIMRKLESETKIQKVGLKNYVYKWFYQILHLFYINKI, encoded by the coding sequence ATGGTACAAAATCAAATTCCCAACCCAGTCAATTCTAAAACCGAATTAGATGTTTATGTAGGAAAATTGCTGAATAACCGCTATTTAATCAGAGATTTGATTGGTAAAGGGGGGATGGGTAGGGTTTACCTAGCAGAAGATGTGGCCAAAGGTGGTATGCCCGTTGCTGTCAAAATTCTCTTGCTAAGTTTAGGTAGTCAGCAAATGTCTCAACGCTTTGCTAGAGAAATTTTTATTGGGGCTCAACTAGGCCGTAAAAGTAAAAATATTATCCGCGTCTTTAGCTACGGCGTCACTGAGGATAGTACCCCATTTTATGTTATGGAGTATCTCCAAGGAAAAAACTTAAAACTGATTCTTAAAAATGAGCATTTAGTAATACCTAAATTTTTGGATCTCTGTCAGCAAATTTGTTTGGGTTTACAGTGCGCTCATCAAGGTATCACCCTCAAAGGAGAGATTTATCCTATTGTTCATAGGGATATTAAACCAGAAAATATATTTATTACTAAGGATGCTAAATTAGGGGATATTGTGAAGATTCTCGATTTTGGCATCGCCAAGTTCTTAACAGAACGCAGCGGTATGACTCTAACTGATTCTTTTATCGGTAGTTTGCCTTATTGTTCTCCAGAACATATGGAAGGACGCAAATTACTCGATGTGCGTTCTGATATTTATAGTTTAGGAGTATTGATGTTTGAGATGTTGACAGGAAAACATCCATTTCTATCAACTAGTAACTCCTTTGGTAGTTGGTATCAAGCTCATCGTTTTCAAACTCCCCCGGCATTTGCAGAGGTAAATCCCCAAGCAACTATACCTCAGGAACTACAAAAATTAGTGATGCGTTGTTTGGCGAAAGAAGTTAGCGATCGCCCACAAAATATTAAAGAAATTTTAGAAAATTTAGAACAGGTAAGATGGCAACTTGATCATCCTCCTAGTATTAGTAGTAGTGATAACTTACAACCTGCATTGCCCTTACAATTAATTCCTTTAACGTCATTATCAGAACAAGAGTGTTTACAGAAAACTTGGCCGAAAAGTAAGCCAATAGCACCAATTAGTTTTCCCCATTTATTACATACAATCCAAGGGACAATACCAACAGTTTGGGCAATGTTACCCAAACAAGAAATTAACAAATTCTTAGATAAAACACATAGCACTGAATTTATTAGTAAAATGAGCGTATCTCCAGTGCTATTGTGGGTGACAGTTTTATATGATTCTCAATTTTCTCTAACACGATGGCTGTCCTATTTTTTAGATATACAAGATACTAGAGGACAGAAAATACTGCGTATTTTATCAGAAACAGGTTACTATCATTTGCTATTTTTTCCTCTAGAAGAGCCGAATAATTGCATCCATGTAATGACTTTAAGCTTGACTGCTCAACAGCGTCAGCAAATTACAGACTGGTTGACACTTAACGAAAATGCCAATGAATTTATTTCTCCTAAACAAGCAAAAATTATTTTAAAAGCAGAGTATGAAAGAAAAAAAGTAGAAATAATGCGGAAGTTGGAATCAGAAACAAAAATTCAAAAGGTCGGCTTAAAAAATTATGTCTATAAATGGTTTTATCAAATTTTACACTTATTTTACATAAATAAAATTTGA
- a CDS encoding sigma-70 family RNA polymerase sigma factor produces MTDLSQIQTLSSSVDPIEEVMILERRDRVLSAMKLLPNEQRLVIELAYYQGLTHSQISEQTGISLGTVKTRIRLGLNKLKSALGVEV; encoded by the coding sequence TTGACTGACCTTTCACAGATCCAAACGCTATCATCTAGCGTAGATCCCATTGAGGAAGTGATGATTTTGGAGCGTCGCGATCGCGTGTTATCAGCAATGAAACTGTTGCCTAACGAACAACGTCTAGTTATTGAGTTAGCCTATTATCAAGGCCTCACCCATAGCCAGATTTCCGAACAGACTGGGATCTCTCTAGGGACAGTTAAAACCAGAATTCGGTTAGGCTTAAATAAGCTAAAGTCTGCCCTCGGCGTTGAAGTCTAG
- the gltX gene encoding glutamate--tRNA ligase, whose protein sequence is MTVRVRIAPSPTGNLHIGTARTAVFNWLFARHHGGTFILRIEDTDLERSRPEYTDNILAGLRWLGLNWDEGPFFQSQRLHLYKAAVEQLLERGLAYRCYTTSEELEALREAQKARGEAPRYDNRHRNLTPEQQAAFEAEGRSYVIRFKIANEREIVWHDLVRGTMSWRGSDLGGDMVIARASEAGVGQPLYNFVVVVDDIDMQISHVIRGEDHIANTAKQILLYEALGAKIPDFAHTPLILSLDGRKLSKRDGVTSISDFQQLGFTAEGLVNYMTLLGWSPPDSTQEIFTLEAAAKEFSFERVNKAGAKFDWAKLDWLNSQYIHSTPVDKLTDLLIPYWQEAGYKFDRGRERPWLEELVTLISASLTRLKDAVEQSQLFFTDTVEFSEEASKQLQQAGSADALKAILAALEQQPQLSADIAQEIIKQVVKAQNVKKGLVMRSLRAALTGDVHGPDLIQSWLLLHQIGLDQPRLSQAMSSTK, encoded by the coding sequence GTGACTGTTAGAGTCCGTATTGCTCCGAGTCCAACAGGAAATTTGCACATTGGTACAGCTAGAACAGCTGTATTTAACTGGTTATTTGCCCGCCATCATGGCGGTACATTTATACTACGAATTGAAGACACAGACCTTGAGCGATCGCGTCCCGAATATACTGATAATATTCTTGCAGGGCTACGCTGGTTGGGGCTGAACTGGGATGAAGGGCCATTTTTCCAATCCCAACGCCTGCATCTGTACAAAGCAGCAGTAGAACAACTGCTAGAAAGGGGATTAGCTTACCGCTGCTACACCACCTCTGAAGAATTAGAAGCCCTAAGAGAAGCCCAGAAAGCTAGGGGGGAAGCACCGCGTTATGACAACCGTCACCGCAATCTCACTCCAGAACAACAGGCTGCCTTTGAAGCCGAGGGTCGCAGCTATGTGATTCGCTTTAAAATTGCTAATGAGCGGGAAATTGTTTGGCATGACTTAGTGCGGGGAACAATGTCTTGGCGAGGTAGCGATTTGGGTGGTGATATGGTCATCGCCCGGGCTTCGGAAGCAGGTGTGGGTCAGCCGTTATACAACTTTGTCGTTGTGGTTGATGACATCGATATGCAAATTAGCCATGTGATTCGCGGCGAAGACCACATCGCTAACACCGCCAAGCAAATTCTACTATACGAAGCCTTGGGGGCGAAGATACCAGACTTTGCTCACACACCCCTAATTTTGAGTTTAGATGGACGCAAGCTCTCTAAACGGGATGGAGTTACTTCTATCTCTGACTTTCAGCAATTAGGTTTCACTGCTGAAGGCTTGGTGAACTATATGACCTTGTTGGGTTGGTCTCCCCCAGACTCAACTCAAGAAATATTCACCTTAGAAGCAGCAGCCAAAGAATTTAGCTTTGAGCGCGTCAATAAAGCAGGTGCTAAGTTTGACTGGGCAAAACTGGATTGGTTGAATAGTCAGTATATCCACAGTACGCCAGTAGATAAACTCACAGACTTGCTGATACCTTACTGGCAAGAAGCTGGGTATAAATTTGATAGGGGAAGAGAACGTCCTTGGTTAGAGGAGTTGGTGACTTTAATTAGCGCCAGCTTGACACGCTTGAAAGATGCTGTAGAGCAAAGCCAACTGTTTTTCACCGACACAGTGGAATTTAGCGAAGAGGCTAGTAAGCAGTTGCAACAAGCAGGTTCTGCAGATGCTCTCAAGGCGATTCTCGCTGCGTTAGAACAGCAACCGCAACTATCAGCAGATATAGCGCAGGAGATTATTAAACAGGTGGTGAAAGCGCAAAATGTGAAGAAAGGGCTGGTAATGCGATCGCTCAGAGCCGCTTTAACCGGTGATGTTCACGGCCCCGACCTGATACAATCTTGGTTGCTACTGCATCAGATTGGCTTAGATCAGCCTCGCTTGAGTCAAGCGATGTCTTCGACAAAATAA
- a CDS encoding serine/threonine-protein kinase translates to MNQSAFASPQSKSTGLLANRYHLKQLIGKGGMGEVFLANDVLLGGIPVAIKFLTHTVSDAKMQKDFAREALMSAALSQQSIHIVRAYDYGVSEEGKPFYVMEYLSGKSLKDLIPISLPMFMTLTRQICLGLQSAHQGIDMDGKICPLVHRDIKPANILVVPDPILGQLAKILDFGIARFLNYAASISTNKGFNGTLPYCSPEQLDGGELDSRSDIYSLGVMMFEMLTGAKPWQPETDYFGAWYKAHHFETPRAITDIKPHLQLPQKLNDLIMSCLAKSASDRPQNITEILHVLGNLTRSNYVSLPTNFGGGEIAYEQKKYSVPAAPAFKNNQNIPLGSGLPLAVERNCWQLFWPQEKPIREIVFPQILDTEQGSVAALWLMLSKQEIKNRAASTRYNQFIFVTSPHPMMLWLTVLYNQKLGPKWLPCYLDMQNPQNQSMVCSLAENERYPLIFFTLENPHSCTNVLSCYVDQSQRQMLKIWVEQSKNLPPSSKSELSKNLLKQEYKQMQFRIQQQLSSKSQVMTPVILNQ, encoded by the coding sequence GTGAATCAAAGTGCATTTGCGTCTCCACAAAGTAAAAGTACAGGTTTGCTTGCCAATCGTTACCATCTGAAGCAGTTAATTGGCAAAGGAGGTATGGGTGAGGTCTTTTTAGCAAATGATGTTTTGTTAGGAGGAATACCAGTTGCTATCAAATTCCTAACTCATACTGTTTCCGATGCCAAGATGCAAAAAGATTTTGCTCGTGAAGCTTTAATGAGTGCTGCTTTGAGTCAACAAAGTATACACATTGTGCGGGCTTATGATTATGGTGTCAGTGAAGAAGGTAAACCATTCTATGTCATGGAATATTTATCTGGTAAGAGTTTAAAGGATTTAATTCCGATATCTTTGCCAATGTTTATGACGCTGACACGTCAGATTTGTTTGGGCTTGCAGTCTGCTCATCAAGGCATAGACATGGACGGTAAAATTTGTCCATTAGTTCATAGAGATATCAAACCTGCTAATATACTAGTTGTTCCAGATCCTATATTAGGTCAGTTAGCAAAAATTCTGGATTTTGGTATTGCTAGATTTTTAAATTATGCAGCTTCAATTAGCACAAATAAAGGGTTTAATGGTACTTTACCATACTGTTCTCCAGAACAACTAGATGGAGGAGAATTAGATAGTCGCTCTGATATTTATAGCCTAGGTGTGATGATGTTTGAGATGCTCACAGGCGCAAAACCTTGGCAACCAGAAACAGATTACTTTGGTGCGTGGTATAAAGCACATCACTTTGAAACACCAAGAGCGATCACTGATATTAAACCGCATCTCCAGCTACCTCAAAAGCTAAATGATTTAATCATGTCTTGTCTTGCCAAATCAGCAAGCGATCGCCCCCAAAATATTACGGAAATTTTGCACGTATTAGGAAATTTAACTCGGTCTAACTATGTGAGTCTACCCACAAATTTTGGGGGAGGAGAAATAGCATATGAACAAAAAAAATATTCCGTTCCTGCTGCTCCCGCCTTCAAAAACAACCAGAATATTCCTTTGGGATCTGGTTTGCCTTTAGCCGTAGAAAGAAACTGCTGGCAACTTTTTTGGCCTCAAGAAAAGCCGATTCGAGAAATTGTTTTCCCTCAAATATTAGACACCGAACAAGGAAGTGTAGCAGCACTATGGCTGATGTTGTCTAAACAAGAAATCAAAAACCGTGCGGCTTCTACCCGTTACAACCAGTTTATCTTCGTCACATCACCTCACCCCATGATGTTGTGGTTGACAGTCCTCTACAATCAAAAACTCGGACCAAAGTGGTTACCCTGTTATCTAGACATGCAAAATCCCCAAAATCAGAGCATGGTTTGTTCATTAGCAGAAAATGAACGCTACCCTTTGATTTTCTTCACTCTGGAAAATCCTCATTCTTGTACCAACGTTCTCAGCTGTTACGTTGATCAAAGTCAACGGCAAATGTTGAAAATTTGGGTAGAACAGAGCAAAAATTTACCACCCTCCTCGAAATCTGAGTTGAGCAAAAACCTGTTGAAGCAGGAATATAAGCAGATGCAATTTCGCATACAGCAGCAACTCTCGTCTAAGTCGCAGGTTATGACCCCGGTTATTTTGAACCAATAA
- a CDS encoding cupin domain-containing protein produces the protein MNFENNCFSELAPLYALDLLDEPEQYWVEQQLAEFPELTEELAEYETAVTAIPYSTPVTPMAGDLKARLFNRLELDLPEPQPTPHLISYQAVRSQELKWQPHTVPGVEIAMLHTDLVKREIVGVFRAEPGMQYPMHRHAAFEEIYMLQGDLVVDDAVYHAGDYIRSQPGSVHGPHTVGGCMFFFRTSMDDEYPDLVTAEAE, from the coding sequence ATGAACTTTGAAAACAACTGTTTCTCCGAATTAGCTCCACTCTACGCTCTAGATTTGTTGGATGAGCCAGAGCAGTATTGGGTTGAGCAACAGTTGGCAGAATTTCCCGAACTGACAGAAGAATTAGCCGAATATGAAACAGCCGTGACGGCAATTCCCTACAGTACACCTGTAACGCCGATGGCAGGAGATTTAAAAGCGCGATTGTTTAATCGGCTAGAACTCGATTTACCAGAGCCTCAACCCACTCCGCACCTGATCTCATATCAAGCAGTGCGATCGCAAGAGTTAAAATGGCAACCCCACACTGTCCCTGGTGTGGAAATTGCCATGTTGCATACCGATTTGGTCAAGCGGGAAATTGTCGGTGTCTTCCGGGCTGAACCAGGAATGCAATATCCTATGCACCGTCATGCAGCATTTGAGGAAATCTATATGTTGCAAGGCGATTTAGTGGTAGATGACGCAGTCTATCATGCTGGAGACTATATCCGCTCCCAGCCAGGATCAGTTCACGGACCCCACACAGTCGGGGGCTGTATGTTCTTCTTCCGCACCTCAATGGATGATGAATATCCTGATTTAGTGACCGCAGAGGCTGAATGA
- the ftsH2 gene encoding ATP-dependent zinc metalloprotease FtsH2 yields MKFSWKVLVLWTLPALVIGFFFWQGAFAGAPADSSKNAANTRMTYGRFLEYLDADRVTSVDLYEGGRTAIIEAVDQDIENRVQRWRVDLPVNAPELITKLKTKGISFDAHPMRNDGAIWGLLGNLVFPILLITGLFFLFRRSSNLPGGPGQAMNFGKSRARFQMEAKTGVKFNDVAGIEEAKEELQEVVTFLKQPERFTAVGARIPKGVLLVGPPGTGKTLLAKAIAGEAGVPFFSISGSEFVEMFVGVGASRVRDLFKKAKDNAPCIIFIDEIDAVGRQRGAGIGGGNDEREQTLNQLLTEMDGFEGNTGIIIIAATNRPDVLDSALLRPGRFDRQVTVDAPDIKGRLEILQVHARNKKLDPSVSLDAIARRTPGFTGADLANLLNEAAILTARRRKEAITLGEIDDAVDRVVAGMEGTPLVDSKSKRLIAYHEIGHALVGTLLKDHDPVQKVTLIPRGQAQGLTWFTPNEEQGLISRSQLKARITGALGGRAAEEVIFGAAEVTTGAGGDLQQLSGMARQMVTRFGMSDLGPLSLESQQGEVFLGRDWTTRSEYSESIASRIDSQVRAIVEECYELSKKIIREHRTVTDRLVDLLIEKETIDGAEFRQIVAEYTDVPEKPQYAPSL; encoded by the coding sequence ATGAAATTCTCCTGGAAAGTCCTAGTACTCTGGACATTGCCTGCTTTGGTAATTGGCTTTTTCTTTTGGCAAGGGGCATTTGCTGGTGCGCCTGCTGACAGCAGTAAGAATGCAGCCAATACCCGCATGACATACGGTCGCTTTCTGGAATACTTGGATGCCGATCGCGTTACCAGTGTGGATCTATATGAAGGTGGTAGAACGGCAATTATTGAAGCGGTAGATCAAGATATCGAAAATCGCGTGCAGCGGTGGCGGGTAGATCTACCTGTGAATGCTCCTGAGTTAATTACCAAGCTGAAAACAAAAGGCATCAGTTTTGACGCTCACCCGATGCGGAATGATGGCGCTATCTGGGGACTGTTGGGGAATTTGGTGTTCCCAATTTTATTGATTACTGGATTGTTCTTTTTGTTCCGTCGTTCTAGCAATCTCCCTGGTGGACCTGGACAAGCGATGAACTTCGGCAAATCCCGTGCGCGCTTCCAAATGGAGGCTAAGACTGGGGTGAAATTTAATGATGTAGCCGGGATTGAGGAAGCGAAGGAAGAACTGCAAGAAGTCGTCACCTTCCTGAAACAGCCAGAAAGATTTACTGCTGTTGGCGCACGAATTCCCAAAGGCGTGCTGTTAGTCGGTCCTCCTGGTACAGGTAAAACCCTCCTCGCAAAAGCGATCGCTGGGGAAGCTGGTGTACCTTTCTTCAGTATTTCCGGTTCGGAATTCGTGGAAATGTTTGTCGGTGTTGGTGCATCCCGTGTCCGTGACTTGTTTAAGAAGGCCAAAGATAACGCCCCTTGTATCATCTTTATTGATGAAATTGATGCTGTAGGTAGACAACGGGGTGCTGGTATCGGTGGCGGTAACGATGAAAGAGAACAAACCCTCAACCAACTGCTCACCGAAATGGATGGTTTTGAAGGTAATACAGGCATCATTATTATTGCTGCCACTAACCGTCCCGACGTACTAGACTCAGCATTGTTGCGTCCTGGTCGTTTTGATAGACAAGTAACTGTTGATGCACCAGACATTAAAGGGCGCTTGGAAATTTTACAAGTCCACGCACGGAACAAAAAACTTGATCCTAGTGTTTCCCTAGATGCGATCGCCCGACGCACTCCTGGTTTTACCGGTGCTGACTTAGCTAACTTACTCAACGAAGCAGCAATTCTCACCGCCAGAAGACGCAAAGAAGCGATTACCCTCGGCGAAATTGATGACGCTGTGGATCGCGTAGTCGCCGGGATGGAAGGTACTCCCCTGGTAGACAGCAAGAGCAAGCGCTTGATTGCTTACCACGAAATTGGTCATGCCTTAGTAGGAACATTATTAAAGGACCATGACCCAGTACAAAAAGTTACCTTGATTCCACGGGGACAAGCCCAAGGTTTAACTTGGTTCACCCCCAATGAAGAACAGGGGTTAATTTCCCGTTCTCAACTCAAAGCCAGGATTACTGGTGCTTTGGGTGGTCGCGCCGCTGAAGAGGTGATTTTCGGCGCTGCGGAAGTTACCACTGGTGCTGGTGGCGACTTACAACAGTTGTCGGGAATGGCGAGACAAATGGTAACCCGGTTCGGGATGTCTGATTTAGGGCCTCTGTCACTGGAAAGCCAACAGGGAGAAGTATTCTTAGGTCGTGACTGGACAACCAGATCTGAGTATTCTGAATCAATAGCCTCTCGGATCGATTCTCAAGTCCGGGCGATCGTGGAAGAATGTTACGAACTATCTAAGAAGATTATCCGTGAACACCGCACCGTCACCGATCGCTTAGTGGATTTGCTCATCGAAAAAGAAACCATTGACGGTGCTGAATTCCGTCAAATTGTGGCTGAGTACACTGACGTACCGGAAAAACCACAGTACGCACCAAGTCTGTAA
- a CDS encoding XRE family transcriptional regulator — protein MRESDKVRSSEEGKARLKQAYKEAGLTQEELARQAIVSVDTLKRLIGTKDCPNGVERQAVKNIAKVLKIEPTDIVADKDWYPQRYLPPEFERLIYEKIQLFCGRKFVFDAIEDFLQNNANGYFTIIGDAGMGKSAISAKYVLNNPETICFFNIRAEGMNRAELFLKKIRQQLIARFQLQDVADADLSTLLTKAKEKLSTGERLIIVVDALDEVDQEATGNLLYLPTIMPDGVYFILTRRPYNQNEKRLNISPSIPTQELDLREKIQESTQDVKEYIRQLLNDGKYQQSLARWIQQQNHISHVHFVEEIATKSENNFMYLRCILPAIADGFYDNKAFHELPVGLQGYYENHWHIMGMTAKPLPKNKIKIVYVMCALRSAASRGVIAKYSKQNELTVQDVLDGWAQFLQKQESHQPPRYRFYHESFRDFLQRRDIVQSAGVNLPDISAEVAETMTEGLIS, from the coding sequence ATGCGTGAATCTGATAAAGTGCGATCAAGTGAGGAAGGTAAAGCTAGACTCAAACAAGCTTATAAGGAAGCAGGACTAACTCAAGAGGAGTTAGCACGGCAGGCAATAGTGTCGGTTGATACTCTAAAGCGACTAATTGGCACTAAGGATTGTCCAAACGGGGTTGAACGACAAGCAGTTAAGAATATTGCAAAAGTTCTTAAAATTGAACCTACAGATATAGTTGCGGACAAAGACTGGTATCCTCAACGGTATTTACCACCAGAATTTGAACGACTAATTTACGAAAAAATCCAGCTATTTTGCGGACGAAAATTTGTATTTGATGCGATTGAGGATTTTTTGCAAAATAACGCAAATGGCTATTTCACTATTATTGGTGATGCGGGGATGGGGAAAAGTGCCATTTCTGCAAAGTATGTATTAAATAATCCAGAAACTATTTGCTTTTTTAATATCCGTGCAGAAGGAATGAATCGTGCTGAATTATTTCTGAAGAAAATTCGCCAACAATTAATTGCTCGTTTCCAGTTGCAAGATGTAGCGGATGCGGATTTATCAACTTTATTGACTAAAGCGAAGGAAAAATTATCTACTGGGGAACGGTTAATTATTGTTGTTGACGCGCTGGATGAAGTTGACCAAGAAGCAACTGGAAATCTTTTATATTTACCAACTATTATGCCGGATGGGGTTTATTTTATCCTCACGAGAAGACCTTATAATCAAAATGAAAAAAGGTTGAATATTTCGCCCAGTATCCCGACTCAAGAATTGGATTTGAGAGAGAAAATTCAAGAAAGTACTCAGGATGTGAAGGAATATATTAGGCAATTGTTGAATGATGGAAAATATCAACAGAGTTTAGCTCGATGGATTCAACAGCAGAATCATATATCTCATGTTCATTTTGTGGAAGAAATAGCTACAAAAAGTGAAAATAACTTTATGTATTTGCGTTGTATTCTACCAGCCATCGCCGATGGATTTTATGATAACAAGGCATTTCATGAATTGCCTGTGGGTTTGCAAGGATATTATGAAAACCACTGGCATATTATGGGGATGACTGCCAAACCTTTACCGAAAAATAAAATCAAAATTGTTTATGTGATGTGTGCTTTACGTAGTGCTGCTTCTCGTGGAGTGATTGCTAAATATTCCAAGCAGAATGAGTTAACAGTACAGGATGTTCTTGATGGATGGGCGCAATTTTTACAGAAACAGGAAAGCCATCAACCACCCCGTTATCGGTTTTACCATGAGAGTTTTCGAGATTTTTTACAACGTCGGGATATTGTCCAATCTGCCGGGGTTAATTTACCTGATATTAGTGCTGAGGTTGCTGAAACTATGACAGAGGGGTTGATTTCATGA
- a CDS encoding esterase-like activity of phytase family protein, whose protein sequence is MQLIKKLLTLPRIIYFSITIIIISLVFFFSNLASAATIVTGIEFIGQATLPTGLSFQKTQLGGLSGITYDTKKDLYYAVSDDRSEKAPARFYTLKIDLSKGSLKDGDVTPVAVTTLLNDNGEKFLPSTSDTEGIALTSKETVFISSEGDVDKLINPFIKEFSLSSSKVVKTLPIPNKFLPDKNGKQGIRNNLAFESLTITPDEKNLFTASENALIQDGVAAQPKISTPCRILQYSLLTNQPEKEYLYQTEPVTPLLNLTGKFASGLPDLLALDNQGNFLSLERAFTGFGFAISLFEVSLEGADDIQNIDSLLAVDLNKIKPVQKKKLLDLGTLQVSLDNIEGLTIGAKFPDGQSSLLLISDNNFNSLQRTQILAFKLKIESPLIRFFRRLFRIS, encoded by the coding sequence ATGCAGCTAATTAAAAAACTATTGACTTTGCCAAGAATTATTTACTTTAGTATCACAATTATCATTATTAGCTTGGTTTTCTTCTTCAGCAATTTAGCATCAGCAGCTACTATAGTCACTGGTATAGAATTTATTGGACAAGCCACTTTACCTACAGGATTATCCTTTCAAAAAACCCAATTAGGAGGTTTATCTGGAATTACCTACGATACAAAAAAAGACCTTTATTATGCTGTTTCCGATGATCGTAGTGAAAAAGCTCCTGCTCGATTCTACACTCTAAAAATAGACCTCAGCAAAGGTTCACTAAAAGATGGTGATGTTACTCCAGTTGCAGTAACTACACTGTTAAATGATAATGGAGAAAAGTTTCTCCCTAGTACAAGTGACACAGAAGGCATTGCTTTAACTAGCAAAGAAACAGTCTTTATTTCTTCTGAAGGCGATGTCGATAAATTAATTAATCCTTTTATTAAAGAGTTCTCACTATCTTCTAGCAAAGTAGTCAAAACATTACCCATCCCAAACAAATTTTTACCAGATAAAAACGGTAAGCAAGGTATCCGCAATAATTTAGCTTTTGAAAGCCTCACCATCACACCCGATGAAAAGAATTTATTTACAGCCAGCGAAAATGCGTTAATTCAAGATGGTGTAGCAGCTCAACCTAAAATCAGTACTCCTTGCCGGATACTACAATATAGCCTGCTCACCAACCAGCCAGAAAAGGAATATCTCTATCAAACTGAACCAGTCACCCCTCTTTTAAATCTTACTGGCAAATTTGCTAGCGGATTACCTGATTTATTAGCCCTCGATAATCAAGGCAACTTCCTCAGCTTAGAACGGGCTTTTACAGGCTTTGGATTTGCAATTTCCCTGTTTGAAGTTTCTTTGGAAGGTGCAGACGACATTCAAAATATCGACAGCCTCCTAGCTGTTGACTTGAATAAAATCAAACCAGTACAGAAAAAAAAGCTCTTAGATTTGGGAACTTTACAAGTATCACTAGACAACATTGAAGGCTTAACCATTGGTGCCAAATTTCCAGATGGACAGTCATCACTACTTCTAATTAGCGACAACAATTTTAACTCCTTACAACGCACCCAGATACTAGCCTTTAAACTCAAAATCGAATCACCACTCATCAGGTTCTTTCGCCGCTTGTTCCGCATTTCCTGA